One genomic segment of Plasmodium vivax chromosome 9, whole genome shotgun sequence includes these proteins:
- a CDS encoding casein kinase II beta chain, putative (encoded by transcript PVX_090870A), translating to MNLSDSNKDLNDSKSDKSTSWVKWFNSRAFSNFLVEVDNEYITDSFNLYGLKSEMPNFNHLLSIVAGDAPEEDDAKNAFGKDAVSLYSLIHARFITTPKGLSLMKDKYIKGDFGSCPRVSCSQHNVLPIGLFDQIKIAKVHVYCPLCQEIYKIHEEDKVYLDGSFFGTSFPHILLQTYPYYATLKTPSYCTSKIFGFSVYHNFTRTEYKIAKGEFGKLSRENFLKKNPKYLKKLKKEELQIKDT from the coding sequence ATGAATCTCAGCGACTCGAACAAAGACCTCAACGATTCCAAGTCAGATAAAAGTACGTCGTGGGTAAAATGGTTCAACAGTAGAGCCTTCAGCAATTTCCTAGTCGAGGTAGATAATGAGTACATTACAgattcttttaatttatacgGCTTAAAATCGGAGATGCCCAATTTTAACCATTTATTGTCCATAGTAGCTGGAGATGCCCCTGAGGAAGATGACGCTAAGAACGCATTTGGAAAGGATGCCGTCTCTTTATACTCTTTAATCCACGCACGATTTATTACAACCCCTAAAGGGCTGTCATTAATGAAGGATAAATACATCAAGGGCGATTTTGGAAGCTGCCCAAGAGTTAGTTGCTCTCAACATAATGTACTTCCAATTGGTCTGTTCgatcaaattaaaattgcaaaagtgCATGTTTATTGTCCCCTATGTCAAGAGATATACAAAATACATGAAGAGGACAAAGTATATTTGGATGGCTCCTTCTTTGGGACATCCTTTCCTCATATTCTTTTGCAAACCTATCCCTACTATGCCACTTTGAAAACGCCTTCTTACTGCACCTCCAAAATTTTCGGGTTCAGTGTCTACCATAATTTTACCAGAACGGAATATAAAATTGCCAAGGGGGAATTTGGGAAATTGTCTAGGGAAAatttccttaaaaaaaatccaaagtatttaaaaaaattaaagaaggaagaattGCAAATTAAGGACACCTAA